Sequence from the Leptospira dzoumogneensis genome:
GAAGATCAAGGTTCGTTCTCCTCTAACTTGCGAAGCTCGTTGGGGAATCTGTATTAAATGTTACGGAATGGATATGGCTCGTCTGACTCCGGCAGAGATCGGAGAAGCAGTCGGAACCATCGCGGCTCAGTCCATCGGACAACCTGGAACTCAGTTGACGATGAGAACATTCCACATCGGTGGTGCCGCTTCCGCGAAAGTACAAGAGAAGGAACACAAAGTTGGATATCGTGCAGTCGTTAATGCGATCAACGGTAGAACTTTGCAAACGAATGATAGAGGTTTAATCTTCTCCCGTCGTGGATCCATCGTAGTTCAAAGATTGATCCAACAGTTCAATTCTTCCGACCTAACCAACCTTAGAGTTGAGAACGGACAGAAAGTGGATAAAGGAGAGTTGGTTGCAACTCTTGCTTCCGGAGAGAACGTAACTTCGGAAGCACCAGGAACGGTAAAAATCGCAGACGGACTCTTCAGAATTCTGGGAGAAGAAGCGGTTGTTCCTGTAAAAACTTCCACTACTCTAAACGTAAAAGTTGCACAGATCACTGAGCCGAACCAAGCGTTAGGAGAATTCGACCCGTTCAACGAGATTGGAGTTACCGAGATCGAAGGAACCGCCGCTTGGGTGGATCTGGAAGTAGGTAAGAACGTTCGTAGGGACGAGGACGTTAAGACATCTAACGTTAATTATAAAGTAATCGAGCAGCGTAGGGAAAAATTGATCCCAAGGATCGTGGTAACTTCCGGCGGAAGTAAAGAAGAATATCTGGTTCCTGTGGATGCGATCATCTCCGTGCAAAACGGAGACAAAGTGAAAGCGGGAGATATCCTCTTCAAGATCCCAACCGTTGCGGAAAAAACCCGGGATATTACCGGTGGTCTTCCAAGGGTAGATGAACTTTTCGAGGCTCGTCGTCCTAAAGACGCAACCACTCTTGCAGAAACTGACGGAAGAATAGAAGATAACGGAGAGATCGTAAAAGAAAAACGAGTTCTCTATATCGTTCCTGATAACGAAGAGCTGGATAAAGTAAAAGTAACCATTCCGATCGGAAAACAATTACGTGTTCGTCACGGAGACTTCGTAAAACGCGGAGATCAAATGGACGATGGAAACTTGGATCCGCACGATATCTTGAGAGTAAAAGGTGTTACCGCACTTCAAGTATATCTTGTGCAAGAGGTCCAGGAGGTTTACAGACTGCAAGGGGTGCATATCAACGATAAGCACATCGAAGTAGTTGTTCGCCAGATGATGCGTAAGGTGTTAATCACCGATTCCGGAGACACGTCTTTCGTGAACCAACAACAAGTAGATCGTTTCGCTTTCTTGGAAGAGAACAAGAGAGTGGTAGCTGAAGGAGGATCTCCTGCTCAGTGTGTTCCGATCTTGTTAGGTTTAACGAAAGCATCTTTGAATACTGAGTCGTTCTTCTCTGCTGCTTCCTTCCAGGAAACAACTAAGGTGTTAACCGACGCTGCAATCAAAGGAAAAACCGATAACTTAGCGGGACTGAAAGAGAACGTTATTATCGGTCACATGATCCCTGCGGGAACCGGAATGAGAAAATATCGCGATGTCGCGGTGTTCAAAGAAACTTACGGGGATCTAGATCGTCCTCTGGAAGTGGAAGAGGAAGAAATTCCGATGGCCATACCGGAAGACAACGAGAATTAAAGGAAAGCTTTACAATAGAGCAGGGTCGGTAGAACTGGTAAAATAGGTCACCGGCCTGCTAAAAAGAAGAAACTCATGCCTACAATTAGCCAACTTATACGTCACGGCAGGAAGAAACAGGTTAACAAATCTAAATCTCCTGCATTAAAAAGTTCCCCACAACGTCGGGGAGTTTGCACGAAGGTGACTACCTTCACACCGAAAAAACCGAACTCGGCTTTGAGAAAAGTTGCAAGGGTTCGTTTAACAACCGGTATCGAAGTGACCGCTTATATTCCCGGAGAGGGACATAACCTGCAAGAGCACAACGTTGTTCTGATCCGCGGGGGAAGGGTAAAAGACCTTCCAGGGGTTCGTTATCATATTATCCGTGGTACCTTGGATACTCTCGGTATCGATAAACG
This genomic interval carries:
- the rpsL gene encoding 30S ribosomal protein S12 — its product is MPTISQLIRHGRKKQVNKSKSPALKSSPQRRGVCTKVTTFTPKKPNSALRKVARVRLTTGIEVTAYIPGEGHNLQEHNVVLIRGGRVKDLPGVRYHIIRGTLDTLGIDKRRKSRSKYGTKKPKA